A window of Candidatus Methylomirabilota bacterium contains these coding sequences:
- the ctaD gene encoding cytochrome c oxidase subunit I produces the protein MNVPPLQQRAHYLNIDYRIRSWLFTTDHKRIAWLYLASITTLFFVGAAFAVAIRLNLLTPQGDLIQAETYNKMFTMHGLIMIFFFLIPSIPAVLGNFLIPMMIGARDVAFPRLNLASWYIFTLGALFTVTAAAVGGVDTGWTFYTPYSTTYSMTNVVLTVIGIFVVGFSSILTGLNFMVTIHKMRAPGLTWFRLPLFIWSLYASSVIFVLGTPVLAISLVLVAVERLFRIGIFDPALGGDPLLFQHLFWFYSHPAVYVMILPGMGVVSELIPCFSKKRIFGYHYVAFSSLAIAVIGFFVWGHHMFVSGQSVYAGMAFSALSFLVAVPSAIKVFNWTATLYKGSISHETPMLYALGFIGLFTIGGLTGLFLATMGVDIHVHDTYFVIAHFHYIMVGGAVMAYLGGIHFWWPKITGRMYPEAWARLAALIVFVGFNLTFFPQFILGYLGMPRRYHMYPPEFQALNVLSTAGASILGVGYVLPLIYLIWSLRYGAIADANPWDATGLEWQTPSPPPTENFEHPPVVTEEPYAYPTWEGEDA, from the coding sequence ATGAACGTACCCCCACTTCAGCAACGAGCGCATTACCTCAACATCGACTACAGAATCAGGTCGTGGCTCTTCACCACCGATCACAAGAGGATTGCGTGGCTATATCTCGCGTCGATCACCACGCTGTTCTTCGTGGGCGCGGCGTTTGCCGTCGCGATCCGGCTCAATCTGTTAACGCCGCAAGGCGATCTGATCCAGGCGGAGACCTACAACAAGATGTTTACCATGCACGGCCTGATCATGATCTTCTTTTTCCTGATCCCATCGATCCCGGCCGTCCTGGGAAACTTCCTCATCCCCATGATGATCGGCGCGCGAGATGTGGCCTTCCCGCGCCTGAACCTGGCGAGCTGGTACATCTTCACGCTGGGCGCGCTATTTACCGTCACCGCGGCGGCGGTCGGCGGCGTCGACACCGGTTGGACCTTCTACACACCCTACAGCACCACCTACTCCATGACGAACGTCGTGCTGACGGTCATCGGGATCTTCGTCGTGGGCTTTTCCTCGATCCTGACCGGGCTGAACTTCATGGTGACCATCCACAAGATGCGCGCCCCCGGCCTGACGTGGTTCCGCCTGCCGCTCTTTATCTGGTCGCTCTATGCGTCGAGCGTCATCTTCGTTCTCGGGACGCCGGTCCTGGCTATTTCGTTGGTACTGGTTGCCGTCGAACGGCTGTTCAGGATCGGCATCTTCGACCCAGCGCTGGGAGGCGATCCCCTGCTGTTTCAGCACCTCTTCTGGTTCTATTCGCATCCGGCCGTGTATGTCATGATTCTGCCCGGAATGGGCGTCGTCAGCGAGCTGATCCCCTGTTTCTCCAAGAAGCGGATCTTCGGCTACCACTACGTGGCCTTCTCCAGTCTGGCCATTGCCGTCATCGGGTTTTTCGTCTGGGGCCACCACATGTTCGTCAGCGGCCAGTCGGTGTACGCCGGCATGGCGTTCTCGGCCCTGAGCTTCCTCGTGGCGGTTCCCTCAGCCATCAAAGTGTTCAACTGGACCGCAACCCTCTACAAGGGGTCGATCTCTCACGAGACGCCGATGCTCTATGCCTTGGGCTTCATCGGCCTGTTTACTATCGGGGGGCTGACGGGGCTCTTTCTGGCCACGATGGGGGTGGACATCCATGTGCATGACACCTACTTCGTGATCGCCCACTTCCATTACATCATGGTGGGCGGCGCTGTCATGGCCTACCTGGGCGGCATCCATTTCTGGTGGCCGAAGATAACCGGACGGATGTACCCGGAGGCGTGGGCCAGATTGGCGGCGTTGATCGTGTTCGTCGGGTTCAACCTGACATTTTTTCCGCAGTTCATCCTGGGCTACCTGGGGATGCCGCGGCGCTATCACATGTACCCGCCGGAGTTTCAGGCCCTGAATGTCCTCTCCACGGCCGGCGCATCTATTCTCGGAGTCGGATACGTGCTGCCCCTCATCTATTTGATCTGGTCGCTCCGGTATGGCGCAATCGCGGACGCCAATCCATGGGACGCGACGGGGCTCGAATGGCAGACGCCCTCGCCGCCCCCCACCGAAAACTTCGAGCACCCGCCGGTGGTGACAGAAGAACCGTACGCCTATCCAACCTGGGAGGGTGAAGATGCGTGA
- the coxB gene encoding cytochrome c oxidase subunit II, whose protein sequence is MPELPLFPPQASTYAAREDALFFFLLLVSAFFAALIFFLVIFFAVRYRRRSPTERARVIREPLALELAWTLIPLGINVIAFVWGAQLFFFAARPPAASIEIAVVGKQWMWKFQHPEGRSEINELHVPEGRPIKLTMTSQDAIHSLFVPAFRIKKDAVPGRYTVAWFEATRTGDYHLFCTQYCGALHAHMIGRVTVMNPVAYQQWLGGPAVPAVPMAEAGRLLFQQRGCITCHRPDGKGLGPSLLGVFGQPVHLQDGRIVKADESYIRESVLLPQAKIVAGYPPVMPSFKGQIGEEGLLQIIAYIKSLKREEKGEAKP, encoded by the coding sequence GTGCCCGAGCTTCCCCTGTTTCCCCCACAGGCATCGACGTATGCGGCACGCGAGGATGCCCTCTTTTTTTTCCTTCTGCTGGTCAGCGCATTCTTCGCCGCGCTCATCTTCTTCCTGGTGATCTTTTTTGCCGTGAGGTATCGGAGGCGCTCGCCGACAGAGCGGGCCCGCGTGATCCGGGAGCCGCTCGCGCTCGAGCTGGCCTGGACCCTCATTCCGCTCGGGATAAACGTTATTGCGTTTGTCTGGGGAGCGCAGCTTTTTTTCTTCGCGGCGCGCCCGCCGGCAGCCTCGATAGAGATCGCTGTAGTGGGAAAACAGTGGATGTGGAAGTTTCAGCATCCGGAAGGGCGGAGCGAGATCAACGAGCTGCACGTGCCGGAAGGCCGCCCGATCAAATTGACGATGACATCGCAGGATGCCATTCACAGTCTTTTCGTCCCGGCCTTCCGGATCAAGAAGGATGCGGTGCCAGGCCGCTACACAGTGGCATGGTTCGAGGCGACCAGGACCGGCGACTATCACCTCTTCTGCACCCAGTACTGCGGGGCGTTGCACGCGCACATGATCGGCCGTGTGACGGTCATGAACCCGGTCGCATACCAACAGTGGCTCGGTGGCCCAGCGGTCCCCGCCGTCCCGATGGCCGAGGCCGGCCGCCTGCTGTTTCAGCAACGCGGCTGTATCACGTGCCATCGCCCCGACGGGAAGGGTCTTGGGCCGTCGTTGCTGGGGGTGTTTGGACAGCCGGTACATCTACAGGATGGCAGGATAGTCAAGGCCGACGAGAGTTATATCCGGGAGTCGGTGCTGCTACCACAGGCCAAGATCGTGGCCGGCTACCCCCCCGTCATGCCGTCATTCAAAGGCCAGATCGGCGAGGAAGGGCTGTTGCAGATCATCGCGTATATCAAATCCCTGAAGCGGGAAGAAAAGGGCGAGGCCAAACCATGA
- a CDS encoding SCO family protein produces MDSRPVVLREVAFDQRVNEQVPLDLVLRDEEGRPVSLGRYFGKKPIVLALVYYRCRNLCPVVLEGLVRSLRAITFDVGKQFDVVVVSFDSRDLPGVAAAEKTKAVQQYGRPGTAEGWHFLTGEETIIQRLTRSVGFRATYDIAMDQYRHATGIVVLTPQGKLYRYLYGIEYSSRDLRLSLIEASGNRVGTPLDQVLLFCYSYDPTTGKYTVLVMNVIRLAGLMTVGALGAFIAAMWRRDRHESSGHDPRV; encoded by the coding sequence GTGGATTCGCGGCCGGTCGTCCTCCGCGAGGTGGCCTTCGATCAACGGGTGAACGAGCAGGTGCCGCTTGACCTTGTGCTTCGCGACGAAGAGGGCCGGCCCGTTTCCCTCGGGCGCTATTTTGGCAAGAAACCGATCGTCCTGGCCCTGGTCTATTACCGCTGCCGGAACCTCTGCCCGGTGGTGCTGGAAGGCCTCGTGAGATCGCTGCGCGCCATCACGTTCGATGTCGGGAAGCAATTCGATGTGGTCGTCGTAAGCTTTGATTCGCGTGATCTCCCTGGGGTCGCGGCGGCGGAGAAGACGAAGGCTGTTCAGCAGTATGGCCGACCAGGGACGGCAGAGGGTTGGCATTTCCTGACGGGCGAGGAGACCATCATCCAGCGGCTGACCCGATCGGTCGGCTTTCGCGCCACATACGACATTGCGATGGACCAATATCGTCATGCGACAGGGATCGTTGTCCTGACGCCGCAGGGCAAACTCTACCGCTATCTGTACGGGATTGAGTATTCCTCCCGGGATCTCAGGCTCAGTCTGATCGAGGCCTCGGGCAACAGGGTCGGAACGCCTCTCGATCAGGTCCTGCTCTTCTGCTACTCCTACGACCCGACAACAGGGAAATACACTGTTCTGGTGATGAATGTCATCCGGCTGGCCGGTCTCATGACGGTTGGCGCCTTGGGCGCGTTCATCGCGGCGATGTGGCGCCGCGACCGTCACGAGTCGAGCGGGCACGATCCGAGGGTATAA
- a CDS encoding quinol:cytochrome C oxidoreductase: MGVELDRPFRWAHVVFVGCLLAACQQQMADQPRYKPLARSSFFGDERSARPLVPGTVARGRLLADEQLYTGRSAGRLVDTFPFPVTPALLVRGQERFNIFCALCHDRVGSGLGMVVRRGFRQPPSYHTDRLRQAPIGHFFEVITNGFGTMPDYAAQIQPRDRWAIIAYIRALQLSQHATLADVPTAERHRLQKQVK, encoded by the coding sequence ATGGGCGTCGAACTCGACCGTCCGTTCCGATGGGCGCATGTCGTGTTCGTAGGCTGCTTGCTGGCAGCCTGCCAGCAACAGATGGCCGACCAGCCGCGGTACAAGCCGCTGGCCAGGAGCAGTTTCTTCGGAGACGAGCGATCGGCGCGACCCCTCGTGCCCGGCACGGTAGCGCGGGGCCGGCTTCTGGCGGATGAGCAGCTCTACACCGGCAGGTCAGCGGGGAGATTAGTGGATACCTTCCCATTCCCGGTAACGCCGGCCCTCCTCGTTCGTGGACAGGAGCGTTTCAACATTTTTTGCGCGCTCTGCCACGATCGGGTGGGAAGCGGCCTGGGGATGGTGGTGCGACGCGGGTTCCGTCAACCGCCTTCGTACCACACTGATCGCCTGCGGCAGGCCCCCATCGGCCATTTCTTCGAGGTCATTACTAACGGCTTCGGAACGATGCCGGATTATGCCGCCCAGATCCAGCCGCGCGACCGCTGGGCGATCATCGCCTACATCCGCGCCCTCCAATTGAGCCAGCACGCAACGCTCGCAGATGTGCCGACAGCAGAGCGTCACCGGCTCCAGAAGCAGGTCAAATGA
- a CDS encoding DUF3341 domain-containing protein yields the protein MAEFENPDVLLAAARRAYEEGYRYMDAYTPLPVEGLAEALGRRRTWVPLIVLIGGLIGCLGGFYLQYWVAVLDYPINVGGRPLNSWPSFIPVTFELTVLVAALFAVFGLLALCGLPMPYHPVFNVRRFELASRSRFFLCIEARDPLFDRQRTWQFLESTCPRGVYDVEH from the coding sequence ATGGCCGAATTTGAGAATCCTGACGTCCTGCTGGCGGCGGCTCGCCGCGCCTATGAGGAGGGCTATCGGTACATGGATGCGTACACCCCTCTGCCGGTTGAAGGGCTGGCCGAGGCTCTCGGCCGCCGGCGTACCTGGGTTCCACTCATCGTGTTGATCGGCGGCCTCATCGGGTGTCTTGGCGGGTTCTACCTGCAGTACTGGGTTGCGGTACTCGATTATCCCATCAATGTCGGAGGACGCCCGTTGAACAGTTGGCCGTCCTTCATCCCTGTCACCTTTGAGCTGACTGTCCTGGTGGCAGCCCTATTCGCGGTCTTCGGGCTCCTCGCGCTATGCGGCCTCCCGATGCCCTATCATCCCGTCTTTAACGTCCGGCGGTTCGAGTTGGCCAGCCGGAGTCGGTTCTTTCTGTGTATCGAGGCGCGAGATCCGCTCTTCGACCGCCAGCGAACCTGGCAGTTCTTAGAGAGCACCTGTCCCCGCGGGGTCTACGATGTGGAACATTAA
- a CDS encoding hydrogenase, with protein MPPDEPEVTSETESPLPLIGPGYDYVAVTDKISSIVLTQPTPRVWYIGFGISFVLVLILLYAVAYLFSVGVGVWGINIPVAWGFAIVNFVWWIGIGHAGTLISAILLLMRQKWRNSINRFAEAMTLFAVACAGMFPLLHLGRPWFFYWLFPYPSTMGIQPQFRSPLVWDVFAVSTYFTVSLLFWYLGLIPDLATLRDRARKRLPRFVYGILAMGWRGSAIHWHRYEMAYLLLAGLATPLVVSVHTVVSFDFSIALVPGWHSTIFPPYFVAGAIYSGFAMVLVLAIPIRALYGLEDFITLRHLRNMGEIMLATGLIVAYGYLMETFMAWYSGNLYEWSMMLNRMFGSYGYMYWLLMLFNVLVPQTIWIPRIRTNVPALFAISLSVLFGMWLERYVIIVVSLSRDFLPTAWGQYAGTIWDYATLAGSIGLFLTLMFLFIRFLPMISIFEMRAILPKPDNMSPR; from the coding sequence ATGCCACCCGACGAGCCGGAAGTCACGTCGGAGACCGAGTCGCCGCTGCCGCTCATCGGGCCGGGATATGATTATGTGGCAGTCACCGACAAGATCAGTTCTATCGTGCTCACGCAGCCGACGCCCCGCGTGTGGTACATCGGCTTCGGCATCTCCTTCGTCCTGGTTCTGATCCTGCTGTATGCAGTTGCCTACCTGTTCAGTGTCGGGGTCGGCGTCTGGGGCATCAATATCCCGGTGGCTTGGGGATTCGCCATCGTCAACTTCGTCTGGTGGATCGGGATCGGCCATGCGGGCACCTTGATCTCAGCCATCCTGTTGCTGATGCGCCAAAAGTGGCGAAATTCCATCAATCGCTTCGCTGAAGCCATGACGCTGTTTGCTGTAGCCTGCGCGGGGATGTTTCCACTCCTGCATCTGGGGAGGCCGTGGTTCTTCTATTGGCTGTTCCCCTATCCAAGCACCATGGGGATCCAGCCGCAGTTCCGCAGCCCACTGGTGTGGGACGTCTTTGCCGTGTCTACCTATTTTACAGTGTCGCTCCTATTCTGGTATCTCGGCCTGATTCCCGACCTCGCCACGCTACGCGACCGGGCGCGGAAGCGATTACCAAGGTTCGTCTACGGCATCCTGGCCATGGGCTGGCGGGGCTCCGCCATTCACTGGCATCGCTACGAGATGGCCTACCTCCTGCTCGCCGGACTGGCCACGCCGCTGGTGGTGTCGGTCCACACGGTCGTGAGCTTCGACTTTTCCATCGCCCTCGTCCCGGGCTGGCACTCCACGATTTTCCCGCCATATTTCGTCGCGGGCGCGATCTATTCCGGCTTCGCCATGGTGTTGGTCCTCGCCATCCCCATTCGAGCGCTCTATGGGCTGGAAGACTTCATCACCCTCCGCCACCTGCGGAACATGGGCGAGATCATGCTGGCAACGGGCTTGATCGTAGCCTACGGTTACCTGATGGAGACCTTCATGGCCTGGTATAGCGGGAATCTCTACGAATGGTCCATGATGCTCAACCGGATGTTTGGTTCGTACGGCTACATGTATTGGCTTTTGATGCTCTTCAATGTCCTGGTGCCGCAGACGATCTGGATTCCCAGGATCCGGACGAACGTGCCGGCTCTCTTTGCGATCTCACTGAGCGTGCTCTTCGGGATGTGGCTCGAACGATACGTCATCATCGTGGTGAGCCTGAGCCGCGACTTTCTGCCGACCGCTTGGGGCCAGTATGCAGGCACGATCTGGGACTATGCGACCCTGGCCGGTTCGATCGGGCTGTTCCTTACGCTGATGTTCCTGTTTATCCGGTTTCTACCGATGATCTCCATCTTCGAGATGCGAGCGATCCTCCCGAAACCGGACAATATGAGTCCCCGGTGA
- a CDS encoding molybdopterin oxidoreductase: MTTSYSKRTRLDLAAIRARLGGARGKGYWRSLEELAGSEEWQEFLDHELATFAFDWMDGVSRRRFLQLMGASLALAGLGGCGSAAPAPTNEKIVPYVKQPEEIIPGKPLFFATAMPLAGFVSGVLVESHEGRPTKIEGNPDHPASLGATDAFAQASILTMYDPDRSQVVARAGRISTWSAFFNEVDLALQAQQAGRGAGLRILTETVTSPTLAHQLQALLARFPSARWHQYEPAGRDAARAGARLAFGEAIHTYYRVDKADVILALDAEFLASGPGSVRYARDFAGGRRVRTGHAEMNRLYAIESTPSVTGAMADHRLAVRPSDIDSVTRAIAQELGVPVQPAAPVTLNASQARWVAALARDLIHHRGSSLVVPGDQQPPAVHALAHAMNRALGNAGQTVIYTDPVEADPVDQVESLRELVRDIEAGRVAILVIIGGNPAFTAPADLRFADSLSKVALRVHLSLYEDETSALCHWQIPEAHYLEAWSDGRAYDGTVSIIQPLIAPLYGGKTAHEVIAALMEGPDTSAYDIVRDYWKSRTNVKDFELFWQTALHDGLIAGTACPPKSVALKQGSGTQAPSNTAQRAVPPVPRSHEAKSLEIIFRPDPTIFDGRFANNGWLQELPKPLTKLAWDNAALMSPATAERLGLSYRIGWTGGEHGTVYADLIELHYRGRMMRAPAWIVPGHADDCVTIHYGYGRTKAGKVGSGAGFNVYAIMTSDAPLGAPGLAINKTGEQYPLACTQFHHSIEGRHLARAGTIEQYLKHPAFAQEVEPEPPQQLSLYPGFQYDGYAWGMAIDLNACTGCGVCVVACQAENNSPIVGKAEVRRGREMHWLRIDRYYQGGPDNPQTVHQPVLCMHCENAPCELVCPVGATNHSAEGLNDMVYNRCVGTRYCSNNCPYKVRRFNFLQYSDFTAPSLKLLRNPNVTVRSRGVMEKCTYCMQRINAARIAAEKDDRQIRDGEIATACQAACPSQAIVFGNINDPDSRVSTLKAESLNYGLLTGLNTRPRTTYLAKLRNPNAEIESE; the protein is encoded by the coding sequence ATGACCACTTCATATTCGAAAAGAACTCGGCTTGACCTGGCTGCGATCCGGGCTCGACTGGGTGGGGCAAGGGGAAAGGGGTACTGGCGGAGCCTCGAGGAGTTGGCCGGCAGCGAGGAATGGCAGGAGTTCCTGGACCATGAATTGGCAACGTTTGCGTTCGACTGGATGGATGGCGTAAGTCGCCGCCGGTTTCTCCAGCTCATGGGCGCCTCGCTTGCGTTGGCCGGCCTCGGCGGGTGTGGCAGCGCCGCCCCGGCGCCCACCAATGAGAAGATCGTTCCCTATGTCAAGCAACCCGAGGAGATCATCCCGGGGAAACCGCTCTTCTTCGCAACTGCTATGCCCCTGGCCGGATTCGTGAGCGGCGTGCTGGTCGAGAGCCACGAAGGACGCCCCACGAAGATCGAAGGCAATCCTGATCACCCCGCCAGCCTCGGCGCTACCGATGCCTTCGCGCAGGCCTCTATCCTGACGATGTATGATCCTGATCGCTCGCAGGTCGTCGCTCGCGCAGGACGTATCAGCACCTGGAGCGCCTTTTTTAACGAGGTTGACCTCGCGCTGCAGGCCCAACAGGCCGGCCGAGGCGCCGGATTGCGGATCCTCACCGAGACGGTCACCTCACCCACCCTGGCCCATCAACTCCAGGCGCTGCTCGCCAGGTTCCCCTCGGCCCGATGGCACCAATACGAGCCGGCGGGGCGCGACGCCGCTCGAGCCGGGGCCCGTCTTGCGTTCGGCGAAGCGATTCACACCTACTATCGCGTCGACAAGGCCGATGTCATTCTTGCGCTCGACGCAGAGTTCCTCGCCTCCGGTCCCGGAAGCGTCCGGTACGCTCGCGACTTCGCGGGCGGGCGTCGCGTCAGGACAGGGCATGCAGAGATGAACCGCCTCTATGCGATCGAGAGTACGCCCTCCGTCACCGGGGCGATGGCAGACCACCGCCTGGCCGTGCGTCCCAGCGACATCGACAGCGTGACCCGGGCCATCGCACAGGAATTGGGCGTGCCCGTTCAGCCGGCGGCCCCGGTCACGCTCAACGCGTCCCAAGCCCGATGGGTCGCGGCGCTCGCCCGTGATCTGATACATCACCGCGGATCAAGCCTGGTCGTTCCGGGCGACCAGCAGCCGCCTGCCGTCCATGCGTTGGCTCACGCCATGAATCGTGCGCTGGGCAATGCCGGTCAGACCGTGATCTATACCGATCCGGTCGAAGCCGATCCGGTTGATCAGGTCGAGTCGCTGCGCGAGCTTGTGCGCGACATAGAGGCCGGACGGGTCGCCATCCTCGTCATCATCGGCGGCAACCCGGCGTTTACCGCACCAGCGGATCTCCGCTTCGCTGACAGCCTCTCGAAGGTGGCGTTGCGGGTTCATCTGAGTCTGTACGAGGATGAGACCTCGGCCCTCTGCCACTGGCAGATCCCCGAAGCGCATTACCTGGAGGCCTGGAGCGACGGCAGGGCCTACGACGGGACCGTCTCGATCATCCAGCCGTTGATTGCCCCACTCTACGGTGGCAAGACAGCGCACGAGGTGATCGCCGCCCTTATGGAAGGTCCCGACACGTCAGCATACGACATCGTGCGCGACTACTGGAAAAGCCGGACCAATGTCAAAGATTTTGAACTCTTCTGGCAAACGGCGCTCCATGATGGGCTGATTGCCGGAACAGCGTGTCCCCCCAAGTCGGTCGCACTCAAGCAGGGGAGCGGAACCCAAGCGCCGTCGAATACGGCGCAGCGCGCCGTACCGCCTGTCCCCCGATCCCACGAGGCCAAAAGCCTCGAGATTATCTTTCGCCCCGATCCGACCATCTTCGACGGCCGTTTCGCCAACAACGGCTGGCTTCAGGAGTTACCAAAACCGCTCACCAAGCTGGCGTGGGACAATGCCGCCCTGATGAGCCCTGCCACCGCCGAGCGATTGGGCCTCTCCTACCGCATCGGCTGGACCGGCGGCGAGCACGGCACGGTCTATGCGGACCTGATCGAACTCCACTATCGGGGGCGTATGATGCGCGCCCCGGCCTGGATCGTACCCGGGCATGCCGACGATTGCGTCACGATCCACTACGGCTATGGTCGCACGAAAGCGGGCAAGGTGGGATCAGGCGCCGGGTTCAACGTCTACGCCATCATGACGTCAGACGCCCCGCTAGGCGCCCCCGGCCTCGCAATCAACAAGACAGGCGAACAATACCCCCTCGCCTGCACACAGTTTCATCACTCCATCGAGGGCCGGCATCTCGCGCGAGCCGGGACAATCGAACAATACCTGAAGCATCCCGCGTTCGCTCAAGAGGTCGAGCCGGAGCCGCCGCAACAGCTGAGCCTCTATCCGGGCTTTCAGTATGACGGCTATGCCTGGGGGATGGCGATCGATCTGAACGCCTGCACAGGGTGCGGCGTCTGCGTCGTCGCCTGCCAAGCCGAGAACAACAGCCCTATTGTTGGGAAAGCAGAGGTGCGTCGCGGCCGCGAGATGCACTGGCTTCGCATCGACCGCTACTATCAGGGCGGCCCGGATAATCCGCAGACCGTTCATCAGCCGGTGTTGTGCATGCACTGTGAGAATGCCCCATGCGAGTTGGTCTGCCCCGTCGGCGCAACAAACCATAGCGCCGAGGGGCTGAACGACATGGTCTATAATCGCTGCGTGGGCACGCGCTACTGTTCGAACAACTGTCCCTACAAGGTCCGGCGCTTCAACTTTCTCCAGTACTCGGATTTCACCGCACCCAGCCTGAAGCTGCTTCGTAATCCGAATGTCACAGTGCGAAGCCGCGGCGTAATGGAGAAGTGCACCTACTGCATGCAGCGGATCAATGCCGCCAGGATCGCTGCCGAGAAGGACGATCGACAGATCCGGGATGGGGAGATCGCGACGGCCTGTCAGGCAGCCTGCCCATCGCAGGCGATCGTCTTCGGCAACATCAACGATCCGGATAGCCGCGTCTCCACGCTGAAAGCCGAGTCGCTCAACTACGGTCTGCTCACAGGGTTGAATACCAGACCACGCACCACCTATCTGGCCAAGTTGCGAAACCCCAATGCAGAGATCGAATCGGAGTAG
- a CDS encoding cytochrome C yields MAQLFHPSTNTIARASVVGGLVLLAVVVTATAMVNRSDYVTEVGVIRNQPVAFSHKHHVTDDGIDCRYCHTSVEEGPFAGIPPTKTCMNCHSLIWADSPILEPVRESLRTGKSIEWTRVYNLPGFVYFDHSIHVRKGIGCSTCHGPVDQMPIMWRANTLYMEWCLECHRAPERFVRPREYVFSMDWEPPADQLARGRKLVQAYHIRKLTSCSICHR; encoded by the coding sequence ATGGCTCAGCTCTTTCATCCGAGCACCAATACGATCGCAAGGGCGAGTGTAGTCGGCGGCCTCGTCCTCCTGGCGGTCGTGGTTACAGCCACTGCAATGGTCAACCGCTCGGACTACGTGACAGAGGTCGGGGTCATCCGCAATCAGCCTGTGGCGTTCAGTCACAAGCACCACGTCACCGATGACGGGATCGACTGCCGCTACTGTCACACCTCGGTCGAGGAGGGGCCATTCGCCGGCATCCCCCCGACAAAGACCTGCATGAATTGCCACTCGCTTATCTGGGCCGACAGTCCCATACTGGAACCGGTTCGGGAGAGTCTGCGCACAGGGAAGTCGATCGAATGGACACGGGTCTACAACCTGCCCGGGTTCGTCTATTTCGATCACAGCATCCACGTGCGAAAGGGGATCGGGTGTTCCACCTGCCACGGACCGGTCGATCAGATGCCGATCATGTGGCGGGCAAACACACTCTACATGGAGTGGTGTCTGGAGTGCCATCGCGCGCCCGAGCGCTTCGTGAGGCCACGCGAATATGTCTTCAGCATGGACTGGGAGCCGCCTGCGGATCAACTGGCGCGTGGGCGGAAGCTGGTACAGGCGTATCACATCCGGAAACTGACGAGCTGCTCCATCTGCCACCGATGA
- the sucB gene encoding dihydrolipoyllysine-residue succinyltransferase — MSTKIVVPELGESVIDATVLRWLKREGDRVAVGESLVELETDKINLEVGAEHAGVLVRIETQQGQDVKPGDVLGLIEETAEAMEAPRIPETAPPAVQEAMPAGMPTAPAEAAPVQQPPRIELEDREERVRMSRRRQTIARRLVEAQRTAAMLTTFNEIDMSAVNDVRTRHKESFRAKYGVSLGIMPFFIHAAIVALKAVPRLNAEIQGDEMVLKRHHDIGIAIAASDGLVVPVLRDADRMSFAGIERAIEVFVRKAADGTLSLDELRGGTFTITNGGVFGSLLSTPILNPPQVGILGLHRIHDRPVARNGEVVIRAMMYIALSYDHRLVDGREAVQFLVRLKELIEDPAAWLLEA, encoded by the coding sequence ATGTCGACCAAGATCGTCGTCCCCGAGCTCGGCGAATCGGTTATCGACGCTACGGTGCTTCGCTGGCTGAAGCGGGAAGGTGACCGCGTGGCTGTCGGGGAATCGTTGGTCGAACTCGAAACCGATAAGATCAATCTGGAGGTCGGCGCCGAGCACGCAGGCGTGCTGGTCCGGATCGAGACACAGCAGGGCCAAGACGTGAAGCCCGGTGACGTGTTGGGCCTGATCGAGGAGACAGCAGAGGCCATGGAAGCGCCGAGGATCCCCGAGACCGCGCCGCCAGCCGTACAGGAAGCCATGCCTGCCGGCATGCCGACGGCGCCCGCAGAAGCCGCTCCCGTCCAGCAGCCGCCTCGGATTGAGCTCGAGGACCGAGAAGAACGTGTGCGTATGTCGCGCCGCCGGCAGACGATCGCGCGTCGCCTCGTCGAGGCCCAGCGGACGGCGGCCATGCTCACCACCTTCAACGAGATCGATATGAGCGCGGTGAACGATGTCCGGACCCGTCATAAGGAATCATTCCGGGCGAAATATGGCGTGAGCTTGGGTATCATGCCGTTCTTCATTCATGCCGCGATCGTCGCTTTGAAAGCGGTCCCTCGGCTCAATGCCGAGATCCAGGGCGACGAGATGGTCCTCAAACGTCATCACGACATTGGTATCGCTATCGCGGCCTCGGATGGGCTTGTGGTGCCGGTCCTGCGCGACGCGGATCGGATGTCCTTCGCCGGGATCGAGCGAGCCATCGAGGTGTTTGTCCGGAAGGCGGCTGACGGAACCCTGTCCCTGGACGAACTTCGTGGCGGCACCTTTACCATTACCAATGGCGGCGTCTTCGGGTCGCTGCTGAGCACTCCCATCTTGAACCCGCCGCAGGTGGGGATCCTTGGCCTTCATCGGATCCACGATCGGCCGGTTGCGCGCAATGGCGAGGTCGTCATCAGAGCCATGATGTACATCGCGCTCAGCTACGATCACCGCCTGGTGGATGGTCGCGAGGCGGTGCAGTTCCTGGTACGGCTCAAGGAGCTGATCGAGGATCCGGCGGCCTGGCTGCTCGAAGCCTGA